The stretch of DNA TGAAACAAATAGAAGACTTTGCCTTCTTCCATGGCTATGACCGAAACGGCATTATCAACTTTTGAAAACACAGCAAGTTCGTTGATTAACTCACCCGGGCCAATAAATCTCAAAGTTGTTTGTCGACCATCTGCAGCAATTTTTTCAGTTTTAAACCATCCATTAATTACAAAATACAATTTGTCTGAAGTTTTACCCTGAACATACAATATCTCACCTTTGTGAATCGTTTGAGTGCGTACGTTAGGTACGACCCGCTTAAGTTCATTTTCTGAAAGGATCTCCAAAAGGGGAAATTTAGATAAGCATTCCGGGGTGATGTTCATTTTTATATATCTTTATTAAGGAATTGCACACGAAATGCAAAGTGGAAAACAATCAATTTCTGGGTGATGTTCGTCTTATCCATTTGTCTGACAACTGGCTGGCAGCAGCCTCATCGAGCAGCCATAATAAATCACCGTCCTGTGGTGAGATCATTTGAATCGGCTTTTGTTCAGGTGCATAAGCCCCAGAAAACACTTCCGCAAGCATGTGCGCCTTAGATTCTCCGCTTACCAGCACCACGATTTGGCGGGCTGCATTGATGGCGTTTTTCGTCAGGGTCAATCGCCAGAAAGATTGTGATGGTAGTTGATGCGCAACAAACCAGCGGCAGGTTTCGTTCAACGCAAAACTGTGGGGAAACAGCGATGCGGTGTGCCCATCAGATCCCATCCCTAACAGCACCAGGTCAAATCTTGGCCAAGGACTGAGAAAAAAGGCTTTCAACCTTGTTTCATAATCAAACGCAGCTAACCCGGCATTGAGTTCTGTGCGCACACGATGAACATTCATCTCTGGTACGTCAACCTTCGAAAACAAAGCCTCCTGAACCATCCGGAAGTTCGAATCAGGGTGATCCGGTAAAACATAGCGCTCATCACCAAAGAAGAAATGAATATCATTCCATGCCAGTTTAGTTTGAATTTCTGGCTGCGCCAAACCCGCATACACCGGTTCAGGTGTGCTCCCACCAGCGAGCGCAACCGAAAACCTCCCCCTGGCTTGAATTGCCTCTTGCGCCCGGTGAACAAACTGATCGATAGCTGCTCGAGCCAAAGCTAATGGATCCGATAATACCTGGATGGATTCCATTTCTGATCACGTCCTGTCATTTCATCGATTTTTGTAAGGCTTTAAACTGTTCTTTTTGCGCATCTGTCAGGTTTTTTGGTACCAGCACATTAATTTCAGCATACAGATCCCCGCGTTGATTGGGCTTACCCAGTTTTGGCATTCCTAAACCCGTCAGCCGAAAGGTTTTTCCGGAATCGGTTTCAGGCGGGATGGTCAATTTCACAGCCTTGTCCAGGGCATTCACGGTCACCTCTCCACCCAGCAAGGCGACAAAGAAATCCACCGGCAGTACAATTCTCAGATCATCACCCTCGCGCTTAAACTTTGCGTGCGGTTTGACATTGATTTTAAGGAATAGATCGCCAGAGCCTGCCGTCCCCTCTCCGCCCTGCCCGCTGAGACGAACCCTGGAACCTGATTTCACACCGGGGGGAATTGAAGCCTCAATCCGCCGACCGCCCTCATAGGTCAGCAAACGCGTCGTCCCTCGAAATGCCTCTTCAAGCGTGATGTCCACTGTATGCTCAATATCCTGTCCGCGCTGCATGCGCTGATAAGATGCCTGCCCGGCAGGTCGCCTGGTTGACCTGGCACCCGCCATACCGCCAAACAAGGTTTCGAAAAAATCTGAAAACCCGCCCAAACCGCCACCAAACATTTGCTCAAACTCTTCCTGCGTGACGGATCGATACTGAGTTCCGCCGCGCGGGCTTTGAGCAGCCCATTGAGACCAGTCAAAGTCTTCGGCTCGACCACCCGTTTGTTTATAATGCTTCCACTGTGACCCAAATCGATCATATTTTTCACGTTTTTCAGGGTCAGAAAGCACCTGGTAGGCTTCGTTGATGTCTTTAAATTTCTCTTCCGCGTTAGGATCATCCGGGTTAACGTCCGGATGATATTCACGCGCCAGCTTTCGATAGGCTTTTTTTATGTCCTCCTGGCTGGCGTTTTTGCTGACATTTAATATTTTATAGTAATCTCGATACTGCATTTAGCATTCCTTCCAATGCCAATAATGTCATTATTTTAGGCGCATTTTATCTAAATAAGATTAGATTGCTTCGAAGTCCACCCAATATTGTCAAAGACGGATTGGAGGTACAAAAGCAGTTATGCGCCTTTTTTTAAACTCTCCGGGCAGGCTTAATGATCAAAAAACTCAGGCAAGCTCCGGGTCAAATTCGCCCCGGTAATCTTTCGGCAGCAGCGCGGCAATTTTGGTCATGATCAGTTGACCGGCAGCTTTGATCTCTTCACGGGTTGGACGCTCAGGGGTATCCGTCGGAATCGGTCCGAACACCTCCCCAATTCGCGTACACACTCGTAATCGCCGCTTTTTTTCTGTGATAGTTTTTACCAGTTTCCAATGATTGTCACTCACGGTGCCCATGGCGATAATCGGCGCGCCGGTGCGCAGTGCCATGTAGGCAGCCCCGGGCAACGCTGGCCTCAGCGGACCGGGATGAACATGCCCCTCAGGGTAGATCACCAACACACCCTTTTGCGCCAGGATGGATTCGGATGCACGCAATGCCTCAAGATTAGGGCTGCCCTGCTGGATTTTCAACGTCTGCCAGGCATTGGGAAACAACCGCGTTAAACGAGGTGCGTTAGGCATCACCAAATCCCCAATAAATTCCAGCGGCCAGGGCGTGCTGTGAATGGGCGCCACAGTATCTAAAAAATGGAAATGATTGCCCACAATCAGCAGGGGACCTTCTGTCGGAAGATTCTCTAAACCTTTGACTTCCCAATGCGTCAGCACACTGGCCAGGACATCAATCCCGGTTTTCAGGACGCTCCGAATAAAGCGCCGGCGGGGCCAGCGGTATTTCTGCTCCAGGGATGCTTGGGTTTGGTTTTTCACAATGCTCACAGGTAATCGACTCCGGATCTTTTAACGAATAATTCCAACAGATATAAAGGCATCTTCAACGGCGATTTGATACTGCCTTAAATTATATCCAATTCACAAGGGGATTGCTGGCATCCCTTTTGTGAAACGCATGGGCTTCTGGTTAACTCATTTTCAGCCTGGGCTTTTCAGTCCGCTTCAGGTAAACACCTGATCCGCTGACCCGCTTTGCGATCAAAGCGTAAACAACTCTTGAATATCGGCTGTCGACTCCACAATCAAATCCGCGCCGGCGCGTTCCAATTCTCGCCTGCTGCCGAAACCGCACAAAACTGCAATCGTTTGCGCACCGGCTGATTTCCCGGCTTTCACATCCACAATCGTGTCGCCGATCATCACACATTGAGCAGGCTCCAGCCCGATCTGCTCGGCGGCGAAAATCACCGGGTCGGGAAAGGGTTTCGTGTGGTTGCAGGTCTGGGCAGTGACAACAACGTCAAAATACTGCTGCAGTTCAAAGTGCTCCAAAAATTGATGTGTGGTGTCCTTATCCCGAGCGCTGACCACCGCCATGCGCATGCGCCCATCAAAATCGTCCAGCATATTCTTCACACCCGGGATAATCCAAAACCGATCCTGCATTGATTTCTTTTTATTGCGTTTGCGGGAAAGCCAATCGTAAATTTTCGAAAGCGGCTGGTCAAGATGAACCCGGTCGAAGAGGTGGTAAATCGTGTTGGCTGGCGTTTCCATCGCCATCACCAGAGTCCTGGCAAGGTGATGGGCACCTTGCTCTTTGTGCAGCCGTGCAATGGGCGCCAGGTACTTGCTGATCCGGTGGATCAGGCGGTCGTCCGTGTCACTGAGCGTGCCATCCACATCAAACAACAAGCCCTTCACGCGCGAAACATCAAAATGCCGGGCTAATATAATCTCGTTCTGTTTCATTTCAGCGCTTCGAAAACAACCTCAGCCAGCCCCGGATTTGGTGCAATCACCCACAATACCCGCTCCCCTTCTTGGAAAACAAGAGTGGTCTCCCCACGACCAGACCAGGTCGGCTGCCCTGCAATGGGCTGGGAATCAACCTCCCAACGCTTATCTGCGTATTTCGTCAATGCAAACTCGAATTCATCGGCATCCAGAGCCGAATCCCATACCAAATCGAGGATAAAAATGACCTCATCCGTTAATTCGTTTAGATAAATCGCATAGGCATCACCACCCCAACCCTCCGTCGCCTTTTTTGCCAGGTCGTCATTGAGTCGGTGGTCCCTGTCATACGCCTGGCTGAGGATTAAATATGTGGACCATTCTCCCATGACGTTCTGATCAATTAGCGTCCAGGTCTCTCCCAGAGTGTTTTCCAATTCTGGCAGTGTAACCTTTTTGGGCTCATCCCAAGGATAGCGCTCCGGATGAAGGATTTGCTCTGTCGACACGGGTGGGTCAAGGAATGCTGCATCAATTGAATCAAACCCATTCTTTTCAAAAAGAAACTCCACAAATGTGAAGCCGTATTCATAAGGAAACATAAGGTCCATCTGGACGTAGCTCGGAGCGTTGTCAAAAACCGGGCTTTTAAACGCTGTATAAGTTTTGAGGAAATCCAAATACTCACTTCGGGTAGCATAGGTTTGAAACCAGAGCGATTCAGTCCAGGAGGCGTCACCCTCAATCAGCGCCTGGATGGCTGCGCAGCGTTCTGAATCCAATTCACAGGCTTCATCGGTGTAATTGAGTCCTTCTTCAAATCTGAAAGTTTGATCCTGTAATACATGGGTAAACTCGTGGGCATAAGTCATTTTTTCATTGATGCCAAACACGTTTCCCCCAACCACAAAGATTTCATTAGTTTGACTGTCGTAAAAACCGCTTATTTGCTCACTGTACAGTTGATGATAAAGATTCTTCAGATCGAAATCCGCTGGCAAGAGCCCCAATAATGCCATGATGATCACATCCTGGCGGGCATCTTCATCGGTGTACTCAGCAAAAAAATCGTTCACGACCCGATCCTCAAGCGCTTCTGAGGTCATTATCACCTTGGGGACCTCTTCCAACAGTGTTAAACCTCGCAACTGGCTCACCTGATCCTCGATTTCAAGCATTGCAGCCACAGTCTTGTTCGGTAGTGAGGTTGTGTTTCCTGGTAGACATGTTCCAGAATCACATGGAAAAATCAAGTTCCCAATTTTGTCAAAATTGATGGGCCACAGCATCGAAACCACAAAGCCACTGATCATGATCAAACTGATACATAAACAGGAGATGATCAAAACGGCGGCGCAGCTGATGATGATATTTCTGCTTGAATTTGATTTCATATTTACCTTTTTATTTTTATATGTGTTATGACTTAAATAATCGCGCATAATCTGCTATCGAATCGTTTAACAACACCCAATGATAATCCATCATATATTAAATAAAAACCCCACCAGGGGCTTTCGACAAATTTTCTGTTTTTGAAAGGAAGCGGATTAAGCCTTCAAAATGTAACCAACCCCCCGCTCCGTGATAATTAGTTTTGGATTACGAGGATCTTCCTCAATCGCCTTACGCAACCAACTGATATGCACATCCAGCGTGCGGGTGTCACCGGTATATTCTGTATCCCAAATTTGGGTAAACAAAGGATCCCGTTTGACGACTTTGCCATTGTTTTTCATCAACACCTGTAGAATTTTCACCAACCGGGGTGTGATTTTTGTTTGGCGATCGTTGCAGGTGACAAACTGGGTATGGGTATTCAGCTCAATGGGTCCCGCCCGTAAGATATGCTTTTCATCTGAGGGATGATAAACCTGCAGACGGTTGATTAATTTTTGAACAGTAAAAGGGAGCCGCAATACCAGGTTTGCATCGATGTTCGCAGGAGTTGCTGCATCCTTTTCGATGATCAGGATGATTGGCAAGTCACTATTAGAAATCCTGAAGGATTTGCAGATACGGATACCGTTGGTTCTCATTGAAGCAGCATCAACAACAACGGCATGCGGTTGAAGGTCTTCCATCACGTCAAGGCCCGCTCTCCCGCTCGATGCTTTTTGAACCTGGTATCCTTTACGACGCAATTCTTCACTGAAGGAAATATAATCACCCCTGCTGCCTTCTATGACCAAAATCACAACGCCTTGATTATCCGACAAAATCCTGTCCTTCCCAAGTGGCTGTAAAAATGTATCGGAGCACCATCAATCTGTTTCCTGATTTACAATTTTCATTATATCAATAAACATAAACAAAATGGTTCGCTTCAGGTTCTTTCAATCCGGGTTCCAAATCTCATGAATAGATCGATTATATGAGAGAACCTCTTTGACCTGTAATTCATCAACTTTTTCTAACAAAAATGTTAAAATTATCCTCGATTGTTGCTTATTTTCGATTATACTCGAAAACCTTAACAAGTCGAATAGTTCTAATCCTGATTTGGTTGATTCTTGTTGTCGCCCGTGTTAGAATTAATTTCATCTCGGTAACTGCAGGAGAATCCCATGCCAAAAATGATTGAGGTAGAGATCGACAGTGTTCGCGTCAGCCTGACCAATCAACAACGCATTGTCATCTTGAAACAAGTTGACAAAGAACGCTATCTGCCGATTTGGATTGGCCTTTACGAAGCGGAGGCAATTACCATTGCTTTACAAGACATCCAGATCGCCAGGCCTCAAACCCACGATTTACTCAAAACCTTAATCCAATCCCTCAACGGCAGGCTGATCCAGGTAGAGGTTAGTTCGCTCTCGGATGATGTATTCTACGGCAACCTGGTCATCGAGATCGACGGCAAACGCAAGTTTGTCGATTGTCGCCCCTCAGACGCGCTGGCATTAGCCGTGCGCATGAATGCACCCATCCTGGTAGCGGAAGATGTCATGGCACAGGCCAGCATCATTCCAGAAGAGGATATCTCTGATCAGGATGCTGCTGAGTTAGAAACCCGGGCCAGTGCAGAAATCGAGACCGGTAACCTGGACATCTTTGACGATTTTCTAAAGAATATCGACCTGGATGATTTCAGATCAGATGATGAGGAAGACGAACCTTAACCCGGACGGTTGCAGTTTGCTATTATCACCGGGAGATGTCAGCAGGCGCTGAACCCCGGTTTTTTACACCATGGGGACTAACACCAGCCCGACTTAGTGAAAAGCATTGGAATACCTCTCATGAACGATGATTATAATTTCAACGACGATAGCTTGTCCCAGCCACTGACCCAGCCCAGCAACCGTGAAGCTGAAGAAGCACTTATCGGGGCAGTGTTGATCAATCCCGATGTTTATCTGGAGGTTGCTCAGTTTCTTTCTGCCGATGATTTTTTCCTTGAGCGAAACCGCTGGATTTGGGAGACTTTTAAATCCCTGAGTGAATCCCGACAACCGATTGACATGGTAACCGTCCCTGAAATGCTGATCAACAGAAAACAGCTTGATGAAATTGGCGGTGAGGGATATTTGATCTCATTAATTCACAAATCGCCCAATGCCTATCACGCTGAATCCTATGGGCGTATCATTGAGCAAAACGCCATTCGACGCCGCATGCTTCAAGCCGCAAACGAGATCGCCCGGTTAGTATACAGTCAGAATCAACCGGTTGAAGTTCTCATCGACGAAGCGGAAAAGGCAATCTTTAATGTCAGTGAACGCCGCATCAAACGCGATCTTGTTCGCATCAGCGATGTCGCTCACGAGTATTACGACAGGATTGATGAGGTGGCAAAAAGGCCGGATGATATTATGGGCGTGCCAACCGGTTTAATCGATATCGATAACCTGTTGGGAGGCTTGCAAAAATCTGACCTTCTGATCGTTGCCGGTCGACCGGGTACGGGGAAGACCGGCTTTTTACTCGGCACCTTGCGCAATGCTGGCTTGGTGCACAAGAAACATGTCGCCATGTTTTCAATGGAAATGTCCAGCGAACAACTGCTTCAGCGCCTGATCGCCATGGACACTCGCATTGATTTTCAGCGCCTGCGTTCTGGCAAGCTGAATGCGGACGAGTGGGATATTTTTTACCAGGCTCTTGAACCCTACGACCGAGCGATGATTTTCCTGGATGATACCCCTGCCATCACCCCCCTGGCGCTACGCACGAAATGCCGGCGATTACATTCTGAGTTTGGCCTTGACCTGGTGATCGTTGACTACATCCAGCTCATGAGTGGAGATACCCGTACCGATAACCGCGTCCAGGAAGTTTCAAATATCTCCAGGAACCTCAAGGTGCTGGCCAGAGAATTAAATGTCCCCGTTCTTACGGCTGCCCAGCTCTCCCGTGCAATTGAACATCGACCCGACAGAAAGCCCCAGCTTTCAGACCTGCGTGAGTCCGGCTCGCTGGAACAGGATGCGGACATCGTCATGTTTATCGACCGGGATCCAATCAGCGAAGATTTGAGCAAGAAAAACGAAGCCCGCATGATCATTGCCAAACATCGCAATGGTCCCACACATCCGGGCATCGGGCTGGTGTTTATTGAAGAATTAGCAAAGTTTGAAAACGCTGCCCGCGGACCTGATCGTGGATATTGAAAGCGGTTGATCGATGTCACAACACCCAGTCCCACGATTCAACGGTTTTCCCGAGAACGACCCGGCGTTCACACAGATTCCAGAGGCGTTCTTTACGCAACTGCTTGAACAGATCAACGACCTGGATCAATTGCGTTTGCTGCTGTACCTTTTCTGGCAATCGGGACAGTACCACGATCAGGTGCATTATTGGAGATGGGGGGATCTGCTCGCTGACCCCGCCCTGCTGAACATGCTGGGAAGTGAAAATCGTCTTCAACTTGCTCTGCAGGAATTAATGGCGCAGGACGTGGTCATCCGGGCTGAAATTGAATACCTGGCTGAAACATATTACTTCCTCAATACACCTCAGGGACGAGCAGCCGTCGTGGCTATCGAAACGGGTGAATGGCACACCCCTCAACAGGATCGCCAACCGGCACATCTTCCGGACCCGACCCCAAACATTTTTCAGTTGTATGAAGAAAACATCGGCGTGATCACCCCCCTGATGTCGGAAATTCTCAAAGAAGACGAAAGAACCTACCCGGCGCCCTGGATTAGAGAAGCCATCCAAATTGCCGTTACCCGCAATGTGCGCACCTGGAATTATGTCCAGGCGATTTTAAAACGCTGGCACAAGGAAGGACACAAAAATGACCAAAAACGAAAAGACGATTCGCAAGATCCGGAAAGATATCGAAAAAGCTGGCTCAAAAACGAATGATGAGCAGGAGAACCCGGGTGGTGCTCGCCAGGTAAAGTTTCCCGGCAAGCCGGATTGCCCAATTTGTAAGGGTATTGGCTATTTACGGCGCGATCTTCCGGTTGGACACCCAGATTTTGGTAAAATTGAGCCCTGCCCCTGCCGTGCAGACGAAATCACCCAGTCGGCAAAATCACGTTTATTTCGCATGAGCAGCCTTGATGCTCTGATCAATCTTCGTTTTGACAATTTTGAAAAGCGCGGTCATCTTGGCATGGCAAAACACCAGGCCGATTCTCTTGAAAACGCCTTTAACCAGGCTTTAAACTTTGCCAATAACCGCCAGGGCTGGTTATTGATATTGGGTCGTTATGGCTGCGGTAAGACACATCTCGCTGCTTCCATTGCCAACCACGCCATCGAAGCGGGCGTTTCGACCCTGTTCATTACGGTACCCGACCTGCTCGATTGGCTGCGCTATGCCTATACCGGCAGTGAGTTGAGCTTTGAAGAACGTTTTGAAGAAATTCGCGAAATCCCCCTGTTAATTTTGGATGACTTTGGCACCCAAAACGCCACCAACTGGGCACAGGAGAAGATCTTCCAAATCATCAATCACCGCTATGTCAACCAGTTGCCCACCGTGGTCACCAGCAACCTCCCGACCAATGACTTTGAAGGACGCATCCGTTCCCGCATACAGGACCCAAACCTGGTGACCGTGGTCAAAATCCTGGCGCCGGATTATAGAAACCCCGTCGATGATATCGGGCATCCCGAGCTTTCAACCCTGAGTTTGCACAGCCGGCAAACCTTTGGCAGCTTCAGCCTGCGTCAAAATGAAAAATTACCCGCACAGGACCTGAAGGATTTGAAACACGCCTTTGAAGTCGCCCGGCAGTATGCAGAACATCCCCATGGCTGGCTGGTGCTGACCGGACCCTACGGTTGTGGCAAGACCCATCTGGCTGCAGCGATTGGTAATTACCAGACTGGGCTGGGCTTCCCGCCCCTGATGGTGAGTGTTCCCGACCTGTTGGATCACCTGCGGGCAACCTTCAGTCCTACCAGCCCGGTTTCTTTGGACCGGCGCTTTGAAGAAGTGCGCACAACCCGTCTGCTGATTCTCGATGATCTGGGCACCCAATCTGCCACCCCCTGGGCGCGTGAAAAAATTTACCAGTTGTTTAACTACCGCTACAATGCTGAACTGCCCACCGTCATCACCACCGCCAACACCGAAGAAGAGTTGGACCCCCGCCTGTATAGTCGCATGCAGGATGAACGTCTTTGCAAAGTGGT from Brevefilum fermentans encodes:
- a CDS encoding lysophospholipid acyltransferase family protein, whose product is MKNQTQASLEQKYRWPRRRFIRSVLKTGIDVLASVLTHWEVKGLENLPTEGPLLIVGNHFHFLDTVAPIHSTPWPLEFIGDLVMPNAPRLTRLFPNAWQTLKIQQGSPNLEALRASESILAQKGVLVIYPEGHVHPGPLRPALPGAAYMALRTGAPIIAMGTVSDNHWKLVKTITEKKRRLRVCTRIGEVFGPIPTDTPERPTREEIKAAGQLIMTKIAALLPKDYRGEFDPELA
- the pgl gene encoding 6-phosphogluconolactonase — protein: MESIQVLSDPLALARAAIDQFVHRAQEAIQARGRFSVALAGGSTPEPVYAGLAQPEIQTKLAWNDIHFFFGDERYVLPDHPDSNFRMVQEALFSKVDVPEMNVHRVRTELNAGLAAFDYETRLKAFFLSPWPRFDLVLLGMGSDGHTASLFPHSFALNETCRWFVAHQLPSQSFWRLTLTKNAINAARQIVVLVSGESKAHMLAEVFSGAYAPEQKPIQMISPQDGDLLWLLDEAAASQLSDKWIRRTSPRN
- a CDS encoding DnaD domain-containing protein — its product is MSQHPVPRFNGFPENDPAFTQIPEAFFTQLLEQINDLDQLRLLLYLFWQSGQYHDQVHYWRWGDLLADPALLNMLGSENRLQLALQELMAQDVVIRAEIEYLAETYYFLNTPQGRAAVVAIETGEWHTPQQDRQPAHLPDPTPNIFQLYEENIGVITPLMSEILKEDERTYPAPWIREAIQIAVTRNVRTWNYVQAILKRWHKEGHKNDQKRKDDSQDPERYRKSWLKNE
- the dnaB gene encoding replicative DNA helicase, with product MNDDYNFNDDSLSQPLTQPSNREAEEALIGAVLINPDVYLEVAQFLSADDFFLERNRWIWETFKSLSESRQPIDMVTVPEMLINRKQLDEIGGEGYLISLIHKSPNAYHAESYGRIIEQNAIRRRMLQAANEIARLVYSQNQPVEVLIDEAEKAIFNVSERRIKRDLVRISDVAHEYYDRIDEVAKRPDDIMGVPTGLIDIDNLLGGLQKSDLLIVAGRPGTGKTGFLLGTLRNAGLVHKKHVAMFSMEMSSEQLLQRLIAMDTRIDFQRLRSGKLNADEWDIFYQALEPYDRAMIFLDDTPAITPLALRTKCRRLHSEFGLDLVIVDYIQLMSGDTRTDNRVQEVSNISRNLKVLARELNVPVLTAAQLSRAIEHRPDRKPQLSDLRESGSLEQDADIVMFIDRDPISEDLSKKNEARMIIAKHRNGPTHPGIGLVFIEELAKFENAARGPDRGY
- a CDS encoding DnaJ C-terminal domain-containing protein — its product is MQYRDYYKILNVSKNASQEDIKKAYRKLAREYHPDVNPDDPNAEEKFKDINEAYQVLSDPEKREKYDRFGSQWKHYKQTGGRAEDFDWSQWAAQSPRGGTQYRSVTQEEFEQMFGGGLGGFSDFFETLFGGMAGARSTRRPAGQASYQRMQRGQDIEHTVDITLEEAFRGTTRLLTYEGGRRIEASIPPGVKSGSRVRLSGQGGEGTAGSGDLFLKINVKPHAKFKREGDDLRIVLPVDFFVALLGGEVTVNALDKAVKLTIPPETDSGKTFRLTGLGMPKLGKPNQRGDLYAEINVLVPKNLTDAQKEQFKALQKSMK
- a CDS encoding ATP-binding protein encodes the protein MTKNEKTIRKIRKDIEKAGSKTNDEQENPGGARQVKFPGKPDCPICKGIGYLRRDLPVGHPDFGKIEPCPCRADEITQSAKSRLFRMSSLDALINLRFDNFEKRGHLGMAKHQADSLENAFNQALNFANNRQGWLLILGRYGCGKTHLAASIANHAIEAGVSTLFITVPDLLDWLRYAYTGSELSFEERFEEIREIPLLILDDFGTQNATNWAQEKIFQIINHRYVNQLPTVVTSNLPTNDFEGRIRSRIQDPNLVTVVKILAPDYRNPVDDIGHPELSTLSLHSRQTFGSFSLRQNEKLPAQDLKDLKHAFEVARQYAEHPHGWLVLTGPYGCGKTHLAAAIGNYQTGLGFPPLMVSVPDLLDHLRATFSPTSPVSLDRRFEEVRTTRLLILDDLGTQSATPWAREKIYQLFNYRYNAELPTVITTANTEEELDPRLYSRMQDERLCKVVVIPVPAYRGK
- a CDS encoding bifunctional nuclease family protein, yielding MPKMIEVEIDSVRVSLTNQQRIVILKQVDKERYLPIWIGLYEAEAITIALQDIQIARPQTHDLLKTLIQSLNGRLIQVEVSSLSDDVFYGNLVIEIDGKRKFVDCRPSDALALAVRMNAPILVAEDVMAQASIIPEEDISDQDAAELETRASAEIETGNLDIFDDFLKNIDLDDFRSDDEEDEP
- a CDS encoding HAD family hydrolase, whose protein sequence is MKQNEIILARHFDVSRVKGLLFDVDGTLSDTDDRLIHRISKYLAPIARLHKEQGAHHLARTLVMAMETPANTIYHLFDRVHLDQPLSKIYDWLSRKRNKKKSMQDRFWIIPGVKNMLDDFDGRMRMAVVSARDKDTTHQFLEHFELQQYFDVVVTAQTCNHTKPFPDPVIFAAEQIGLEPAQCVMIGDTIVDVKAGKSAGAQTIAVLCGFGSRRELERAGADLIVESTADIQELFTL
- a CDS encoding response regulator transcription factor — protein: MSDNQGVVILVIEGSRGDYISFSEELRRKGYQVQKASSGRAGLDVMEDLQPHAVVVDAASMRTNGIRICKSFRISNSDLPIILIIEKDAATPANIDANLVLRLPFTVQKLINRLQVYHPSDEKHILRAGPIELNTHTQFVTCNDRQTKITPRLVKILQVLMKNNGKVVKRDPLFTQIWDTEYTGDTRTLDVHISWLRKAIEEDPRNPKLIITERGVGYILKA